In a genomic window of Candidatus Chazhemtobacterium aquaticus:
- a CDS encoding ABC-F family ATP-binding cassette domain-containing protein encodes MINLKCESISKHYNQPLLDEISFSFRGVGVVGLIGDNGSGKSTFLKILAGVEDQYEGKFDWNVGVRVGYMPQEIVGRDRLSGGQKKIEKLAELIYGGGYDVLLLDEPDNHLDFEGKDWLIEALSHFSGLVIMISHDRDFLAKTTKYVWMIEDRKVRTFPFGYAQYEKVYENEQVSLERLYALQLAEEKRLIQLVKDFRLRLAQGKVKPSGLRAMMSRLERHRAGMIKNPAERRETITIKSRIEGKRIKGKTAVLVKDMSFSYGNDLVFKGANLHMFVDEKVLMVAPNGSGKTTLIRLLLGDMLPDEGVAKVGVGLKVGYYAQEHFEALDEQKSALQLFMDSYPMYEYEVEAVLRQFLFSKQTMKTRVGLLSGGQKARLQLALFLYRKPDLLILDEPTNHLDIKSIVALENFLKEFEGSVLLITHDRELIEAVGGRVVGITDKKIKPVWKS; translated from the coding sequence ATGATCAATCTAAAATGCGAAAGTATCAGCAAACATTACAACCAACCGTTGTTAGACGAAATAAGTTTTTCGTTTCGGGGTGTTGGGGTGGTGGGATTGATTGGTGATAACGGATCAGGTAAATCAACCTTTTTAAAGATTTTGGCTGGAGTCGAGGATCAGTATGAGGGTAAGTTTGATTGGAATGTTGGAGTAAGAGTGGGATACATGCCCCAGGAGATAGTGGGCAGGGATAGATTGTCAGGAGGACAGAAAAAGATTGAAAAACTAGCAGAGTTGATTTATGGAGGTGGATATGACGTTTTACTACTCGATGAGCCAGATAACCATCTTGATTTCGAGGGAAAGGATTGGCTGATTGAGGCATTAAGTCATTTTTCTGGTTTGGTGATTATGATCTCACACGATCGGGATTTTTTAGCCAAAACCACTAAGTATGTATGGATGATTGAGGATAGGAAAGTTAGAACCTTTCCCTTTGGTTATGCTCAATATGAGAAGGTATATGAAAATGAGCAGGTAAGTCTGGAGAGGCTGTATGCACTACAGCTAGCTGAGGAAAAAAGATTAATTCAGTTGGTCAAGGACTTTAGATTAAGGTTGGCTCAGGGTAAGGTGAAGCCTTCTGGTTTGCGAGCAATGATGAGCCGACTGGAGAGGCATAGAGCTGGTATGATTAAAAATCCGGCGGAGCGGAGGGAGACGATTACTATTAAGTCAAGGATTGAGGGTAAACGAATTAAGGGTAAAACAGCGGTATTGGTGAAGGATATGAGTTTTAGTTATGGTAACGACCTGGTATTTAAAGGGGCTAACCTTCACATGTTTGTGGATGAGAAAGTGTTAATGGTGGCTCCAAATGGATCGGGTAAGACAACATTGATTAGATTGTTACTGGGAGATATGTTACCTGATGAGGGAGTAGCTAAGGTGGGAGTGGGCCTTAAGGTCGGCTATTACGCCCAGGAACACTTTGAGGCTTTAGATGAACAGAAATCAGCTTTGCAGCTGTTTATGGATAGCTATCCCATGTATGAGTATGAGGTGGAGGCAGTGTTGCGTCAGTTTTTGTTTAGCAAGCAAACAATGAAAACGCGTGTTGGTTTGTTATCAGGTGGACAGAAAGCAAGACTGCAACTGGCTTTGTTTTTGTACAGAAAGCCTGATTTGTTGATTCTGGATGAGCCGACTAACCACTTGGATATTAAATCAATTGTGGCATTAGAAAATTTTTTGAAAGAGTTTGAGGGTTCGGTTTTGCTGATTACTCATGATCGGGAGTTAATTGAGGCAGTGGGTGGCAGAGTGGTTGGGATTACAGATAAGAAGATTAAGCCAGTCTGGAAGAGCTAG
- the polX gene encoding DNA polymerase/3'-5' exonuclease PolX, translating to MLGMKKGMSNKEVADLLEMVAAAFEIKDEDFFRVRAYKNAAASIEHLSSQLKDVWDADKLEEIPGVGPSLAQHLDELIRTGRVKHFEQEVKGLPLGMFELMKLEGVGAKTAYKLASEFDLKDEKTAIDRLRRQILAGKIKELQGFGEKTEDELLKAIGSVQSGSDRLLLPEAEAIAEEVVEYLRSSGLCEKIEVLGSLRRRAATVGDIDLAVMTDKPTELMEYLLKFKGIKKVLSTGSKTTMFIHSSGRQVDVKTQSKDRWGSMLQHYTGSKLHNIHLRKLALEKKMSLSEHGIKKGGKLFKYAGENEFYEALGLKYIPPELREDSGEIEASIKGGLPDLVELKDIKGDLHMHTNIEIETSHDMGMSSVSELLNMAESLGYEYIGLSDHNPKMKGLSESARVKVVKKRNEAIDKEIASSESSVKIFKGMEVDIRPDGRLAVSDEVLGLLDYAVVSIHASFRQSKEEATERVLRAFDHPRVKIFGHPTGRMLNKREGLDYDWERVFEECRRKRIAVEINSSPERLDLPDMLVRQAVKTGVLLVINTDAHEASSMKGMRYGVGVARRGWAEASNIINTWPYKRVEKWIES from the coding sequence ATGTTGGGGATGAAGAAAGGGATGAGTAACAAGGAGGTGGCTGATTTGTTGGAGATGGTGGCGGCAGCCTTTGAGATCAAGGATGAGGATTTTTTCAGAGTAAGAGCATATAAGAATGCAGCGGCAAGTATTGAACATTTGAGCAGTCAATTAAAGGATGTTTGGGACGCAGACAAATTGGAGGAGATTCCAGGTGTGGGACCAAGTTTGGCACAACATCTGGATGAATTGATTAGAACCGGTAGGGTTAAACATTTTGAGCAAGAGGTAAAGGGCTTGCCTCTGGGTATGTTTGAGTTGATGAAACTTGAGGGAGTAGGAGCTAAGACAGCATATAAACTGGCGAGTGAGTTTGATCTTAAAGATGAAAAGACGGCTATAGATAGGTTGAGGAGACAGATATTGGCAGGAAAAATTAAGGAACTTCAAGGGTTTGGAGAAAAGACTGAGGATGAACTACTTAAAGCGATTGGCTCGGTACAGAGTGGATCAGATAGGTTGTTGCTACCTGAGGCTGAAGCAATTGCTGAGGAGGTGGTTGAGTATTTAAGATCGAGCGGACTGTGTGAAAAGATTGAGGTGTTGGGAAGTTTGCGAAGGAGGGCTGCGACTGTTGGAGATATTGACTTGGCAGTGATGACAGATAAGCCAACTGAGTTAATGGAGTACTTACTTAAGTTTAAAGGTATTAAGAAGGTACTCTCGACTGGTTCAAAAACGACCATGTTTATCCATTCCTCTGGTCGGCAGGTGGATGTAAAGACTCAGAGTAAGGATCGCTGGGGGTCGATGTTGCAGCACTACACGGGTAGTAAGTTACACAACATCCATTTGCGTAAACTGGCGCTTGAGAAAAAAATGTCTTTGTCTGAGCATGGAATCAAAAAGGGTGGCAAGTTATTTAAGTATGCTGGTGAGAACGAGTTCTACGAGGCCTTGGGCTTAAAATATATTCCCCCTGAGTTAAGAGAAGACAGTGGTGAGATTGAGGCTTCGATTAAGGGTGGGTTACCTGATTTAGTTGAATTAAAAGATATCAAAGGTGACCTTCATATGCATACTAATATTGAGATCGAAACTAGCCATGATATGGGTATGAGCAGTGTTAGTGAACTTCTTAACATGGCTGAAAGTTTGGGTTATGAGTATATTGGTTTGAGTGACCATAACCCAAAAATGAAGGGATTAAGCGAATCTGCTCGAGTTAAGGTAGTTAAGAAAAGAAATGAGGCTATTGATAAAGAAATAGCTTCAAGTGAAAGTAGTGTGAAAATATTTAAAGGAATGGAGGTAGATATCCGGCCTGATGGACGACTGGCAGTGAGTGATGAGGTTTTGGGTTTACTTGATTATGCAGTGGTCTCGATTCATGCCAGTTTTAGACAAAGCAAAGAGGAGGCGACGGAAAGAGTGCTTAGAGCCTTTGATCATCCTAGGGTTAAAATTTTTGGTCATCCGACGGGAAGGATGCTTAATAAGCGTGAGGGTTTGGATTATGACTGGGAGAGAGTCTTCGAGGAGTGTAGAAGAAAAAGGATTGCGGTTGAGATAAACTCGAGCCCTGAGAGACTGGATTTACCGGATATGTTGGTACGTCAGGCAGTAAAGACGGGGGTTTTGCTAGTGATTAACACAGATGCTCATGAAGCAAGCTCTATGAAGGGTATGAGGTACGGTGTGGGTGTGGCAAGACGTGGTTGGGCTGAGGCTAGTAACATCATCAATACCTGGCCATATAAGAGAGTAGAAAAATGGATTGAGTCTTGA
- the rpmI gene encoding 50S ribosomal protein L35 yields the protein MNKTKTKTRQIVAKRFKITATGKVLRRTPNMRHLRRRKSAKQIRRYRNYVEVKGVFAKKIKRMLGI from the coding sequence ATGAACAAGACCAAAACTAAGACCAGACAAATTGTCGCCAAACGGTTCAAAATTACTGCTACCGGCAAAGTTCTACGACGCACTCCCAACATGCGTCACTTACGTCGTCGTAAGAGTGCCAAACAAATTCGTCGCTACCGCAACTATGTCGAGGTAAAAGGCGTCTTTGCTAAAAAAATTAAAAGAATGTTAGGAATCTAA
- a CDS encoding trigger factor, which translates to MTEKTAIALKTESHQDSTIVITATIDANLVAKHQNDSMLHLGHDLTIKGFRRGKAPLNVLKEHLDPQKVTNHTLEHIFPEIIKEVFKQHQLKIIGNPTLTAVTTPDQAPWTVTLSFPLLPEFEIKGYQDKLKKAFKDLEAKTKKDANSKTKSDDKTQTPKDPQSEKLTALLDTLLKEIELTVPESLITQEVNQSLVRLYDHTQALGITVDQYLKSLGKTAEQIKQDYHQAATENLKIEFILDRIATDLDIAVNDDEITDMINASGDQQAKDQLNHPEQRAYVKGIIKKRKTIDALLNL; encoded by the coding sequence ATGACTGAAAAGACGGCCATTGCGCTTAAAACCGAATCCCACCAAGACAGCACTATCGTTATTACTGCAACGATTGATGCCAATCTAGTTGCCAAACACCAAAATGACTCCATGCTTCACTTAGGTCACGATCTTACCATCAAGGGTTTTCGTCGTGGCAAAGCTCCTTTAAACGTCCTAAAAGAACACCTCGATCCTCAAAAGGTCACCAACCACACCCTTGAACACATTTTTCCAGAAATTATCAAGGAGGTTTTCAAACAGCATCAACTAAAAATCATTGGCAACCCCACCTTAACCGCCGTGACCACTCCAGACCAAGCCCCCTGGACCGTTACTCTTTCTTTTCCTCTTCTTCCAGAGTTTGAAATCAAAGGATACCAGGACAAACTTAAAAAAGCCTTCAAAGACCTTGAAGCCAAAACTAAAAAGGATGCCAACTCTAAAACTAAATCCGATGACAAAACTCAAACTCCAAAAGATCCTCAATCAGAAAAACTCACCGCCTTACTCGATACCCTACTTAAGGAAATCGAGCTAACCGTTCCCGAGTCTCTTATAACCCAAGAAGTTAACCAGTCCTTGGTTCGTCTTTATGACCACACTCAGGCTCTGGGAATCACCGTCGACCAGTACCTAAAATCACTTGGTAAAACTGCCGAGCAGATCAAACAAGACTATCACCAAGCCGCAACCGAAAATCTAAAAATCGAGTTTATCCTAGACCGCATTGCCACCGATCTTGATATTGCAGTAAATGACGACGAAATCACTGACATGATCAATGCCTCCGGTGATCAACAGGCCAAAGACCAACTCAATCATCCCGAACAAAGAGCCTACGTCAAGGGTATTATCAAGAAACGAAAAACCATTGACGCTCTTCTCAATCTTTAG
- a CDS encoding LemA family protein, with product MPVLYILLGGGLLLGLYLISTYNRFVGMRTQIEASIQEIGNQLKRQAEMIPNLEASAKGYLKHETKIFEQLTDARKAVDEAVKSNSAKAIESAQSKLSQVLPKLQVLVESNPEIKGAEVVTKLMNELRDTADKVMYSRRTLIDLVQDFNQMVVSFPSNMVAKLFGMAKQAGLTTPDKGAHLSVSEAETKGPKISL from the coding sequence ATGCCTGTGCTATACATTTTGCTTGGTGGTGGATTATTACTTGGTTTGTATTTGATTTCGACATATAACCGGTTTGTGGGTATGAGAACCCAGATTGAGGCTAGTATCCAGGAAATTGGTAACCAGCTAAAGAGACAAGCTGAGATGATCCCCAACCTGGAGGCATCAGCTAAGGGATATTTAAAGCATGAGACTAAGATTTTTGAGCAGCTAACGGATGCTAGAAAAGCGGTGGATGAAGCAGTGAAGTCTAACTCCGCTAAAGCGATTGAGTCAGCTCAGAGTAAGTTGAGCCAGGTTTTGCCCAAATTACAGGTGTTGGTTGAGAGTAACCCTGAGATTAAGGGAGCTGAGGTGGTAACCAAGCTCATGAACGAACTTCGAGATACGGCTGACAAAGTGATGTACTCAAGAAGAACTCTTATTGACCTGGTTCAGGACTTTAATCAGATGGTGGTAAGTTTCCCATCAAATATGGTAGCCAAGCTGTTTGGCATGGCTAAACAGGCTGGTTTAACCACACCTGATAAGGGAGCTCACTTGTCTGTGAGTGAGGCTGAGACTAAGGGGCCAAAGATTAGCTTGTAA
- the infC gene encoding translation initiation factor IF-3 encodes MNQYIRAEQLRVIKDGGEQLGVMSRDKALALAREQGLDLILVAEKANPPVAKIIDFSKFKYQQSKKTKSGTTKTKATNVKEVRFTPFMAENDFNTRLERAREFLADGHKVKLVVKFTGRQITRKEFGISQMDKAVQSLSDIAKLEQDPKWLGKLYVGQIKPTKQIKKDEQDQN; translated from the coding sequence ATAAACCAGTACATTAGAGCCGAGCAATTGCGCGTTATCAAAGATGGGGGAGAACAACTAGGTGTCATGTCCAGAGACAAGGCCCTAGCTCTCGCCAGGGAACAAGGACTGGATTTAATCCTAGTTGCCGAAAAAGCCAATCCACCAGTTGCCAAAATCATCGACTTTAGCAAGTTCAAGTACCAGCAATCAAAAAAAACCAAGTCTGGTACCACCAAAACCAAAGCCACCAATGTCAAAGAAGTCCGTTTCACCCCTTTCATGGCCGAAAACGACTTCAACACCCGTCTTGAACGAGCCAGGGAATTTCTAGCCGATGGTCACAAAGTCAAACTCGTGGTAAAATTCACCGGGCGTCAGATCACCCGTAAAGAGTTTGGTATCTCGCAGATGGACAAGGCTGTCCAAAGCCTATCCGATATCGCCAAACTAGAACAAGATCCCAAATGGCTCGGCAAACTATACGTCGGTCAAATTAAACCAACTAAACAAATTAAGAAAGATGAACAAGACCAAAACTAA
- the truB gene encoding tRNA pseudouridine(55) synthase TruB, with the protein MNGILLLNKPTGLSTFDLIRVFKKAIKPDFKVGHAGTLDVFANGLSILLLGSATKNFSLFQTLPKTYLATARLGYSSPTLDIEGDLTPQTNPPSVGREKIEILFNNFPRQYHQSVPAYSAAKHQGQPLYRHARKGNAITSKTKPVTIHQLDLITYRSPLVTFNTSVSSGTYIRQLSCDLFTQLKLDSFLSSLTRTHIGPYQLKDAINLDTLYNKNWHQHLITKYDPQNQIQQ; encoded by the coding sequence ATGAACGGTATTCTTCTCCTCAACAAACCAACCGGTCTCTCTACCTTTGACTTAATTAGAGTATTTAAAAAAGCAATCAAGCCTGACTTCAAGGTGGGGCATGCCGGTACATTGGATGTATTTGCCAACGGTCTAAGCATCCTTCTACTTGGCTCAGCTACGAAAAACTTTAGTCTTTTCCAGACACTACCCAAAACCTACCTTGCCACTGCGCGACTGGGTTACTCATCTCCTACCCTGGACATTGAAGGCGATCTTACTCCCCAAACCAATCCGCCATCAGTTGGTAGGGAAAAAATAGAAATATTGTTTAACAACTTTCCTCGTCAGTACCATCAATCAGTCCCGGCTTACTCAGCCGCCAAACATCAAGGTCAACCACTCTATCGCCATGCTCGAAAAGGTAATGCTATTACCAGCAAAACCAAACCCGTTACTATTCATCAACTTGATTTAATAACCTATCGTTCACCTTTGGTTACCTTTAACACCAGTGTCTCCTCAGGCACCTATATCCGTCAACTTAGCTGTGATCTCTTTACCCAGTTAAAACTAGACAGCTTCTTATCATCACTAACCCGAACCCATATCGGTCCTTACCAGCTTAAAGATGCAATTAATCTAGATACTCTTTATAATAAAAACTGGCATCAACATTTAATTACCAAATATGACCCACAAAATCAAATACAACAATGA
- a CDS encoding LysM peptidoglycan-binding domain-containing protein, with protein sequence MDSRLKNTLKTLKLNEDTISTLLGAIVVVVIGLLVFNYFRSLNPQGQITDQAALEDDGQTATPGQVKLVEEEDGQMVPEGLPTTYTVKQGDHLWSIAESFYNSGYNWTDIASVNHLDNPGQIEVGQQLTIPKVAVKVATVSQEQTTNNTIEGNTYTVVKGDHLWDIALRAYGDGFRWTDIYQANQDLIGPNPGLIEVDMNLTIPR encoded by the coding sequence ATGGACAGCCGACTAAAAAACACTCTCAAGACACTTAAATTAAACGAAGACACCATCAGCACCTTACTCGGCGCCATTGTAGTAGTCGTTATCGGCCTTCTTGTTTTCAACTATTTCCGTTCCCTTAATCCTCAAGGACAAATCACTGACCAAGCAGCTCTGGAAGACGATGGTCAAACTGCTACTCCAGGCCAAGTCAAGTTAGTCGAAGAAGAAGATGGACAGATGGTTCCCGAAGGTCTTCCCACCACCTACACCGTCAAACAAGGTGACCACCTCTGGAGCATTGCCGAAAGCTTTTACAACTCCGGTTACAACTGGACTGATATCGCTTCTGTTAACCATCTAGACAACCCCGGCCAGATTGAGGTTGGTCAGCAGCTTACTATCCCCAAAGTAGCCGTCAAGGTCGCCACCGTTTCTCAAGAGCAAACGACCAACAATACCATTGAAGGGAACACCTACACCGTTGTTAAGGGTGATCACCTCTGGGACATTGCCCTACGCGCTTACGGTGATGGTTTCCGCTGGACTGACATCTATCAAGCCAACCAAGACCTCATCGGCCCTAATCCCGGTCTAATCGAGGTCGACATGAATCTCACTATTCCTCGCTAA
- the thrS gene encoding threonine--tRNA ligase, with protein MSNNNSKFNQLSPEDQHLYQIRHTAEHVLTQAMINLYGPDKIIMAMGPATEDGFYFDFDSPQDFKLSESDFPVIEKEMQRLIDLDLKLESITVSADQARDLFKKNPYKQDWITQAESNQLPITLYYTGKDSENEFVDLCSGPHADSTGQIGAFKLLSLAGAYWHGDSNNKMLTRVYGTAFSSQEELEQFIEKRQEAEKRDHRKLGLKFDLFTFSDLIGPGFPLYTPKGCLLRQLINGYVEQLQTQQDYQQVWTPQVAKAELFETSGHYDKYKDDMFTIHSHYSDDELFLKPMNCPQHTQIFASKPRSYRDLPIRYTDFAMLYRDEKPGELSGLARVRAFSQDDCHVFCSEEQVDDEVDVMLSMTKEVMRTFGLKYRYRLSTRDPNTPEKYLGDPKIWDKVEKWAVKIMERNHIEYYDGVGEAAFYAPKMDLMATDALGREWQLSTVQIDYVQPQRFGLKYTAADGSDQTPIMVHRAIIGSFERFLMILIEHFSGAFPVWLSPVQVAVLPVSDKSNDYAQEVFYELKNNGIRVEFDQSDQSLGKKIRNAEDQKYPYMVIVGEKEAKDSTISVRQRGEQDLGSMDLTHFLSLLKEKIESKALN; from the coding sequence ATGTCAAACAATAACTCAAAATTCAATCAGCTCTCACCAGAAGATCAACATCTATATCAAATCCGTCACACCGCCGAACATGTCTTAACTCAAGCCATGATTAATCTCTATGGACCAGACAAGATCATTATGGCCATGGGTCCAGCTACAGAAGACGGTTTCTACTTCGATTTTGACTCACCTCAAGACTTTAAACTATCTGAGTCAGATTTCCCCGTCATTGAAAAGGAAATGCAACGCCTTATCGATCTTGACCTTAAGCTTGAATCAATTACCGTCTCGGCTGATCAAGCCAGAGACCTGTTTAAAAAAAACCCCTACAAGCAAGACTGGATTACTCAAGCCGAAAGCAACCAGCTACCCATTACCCTCTACTACACTGGTAAGGACAGCGAAAATGAGTTTGTTGATCTTTGTTCCGGCCCCCATGCCGATAGTACTGGACAGATTGGAGCTTTCAAACTACTTTCGCTAGCTGGCGCCTACTGGCATGGTGATTCCAATAACAAAATGCTAACCCGTGTTTATGGCACCGCCTTTTCATCTCAAGAAGAACTAGAACAGTTCATCGAAAAACGTCAGGAAGCTGAAAAACGAGACCATCGAAAGTTAGGGCTTAAATTTGATCTCTTCACCTTCTCCGATCTTATCGGCCCAGGTTTTCCCCTGTACACCCCCAAGGGCTGCCTACTTCGTCAACTCATTAATGGATATGTTGAACAACTCCAAACTCAACAAGACTACCAACAAGTCTGGACTCCCCAGGTAGCCAAAGCCGAGCTGTTCGAAACCTCTGGACACTACGACAAATACAAAGACGACATGTTTACCATTCACTCTCACTACAGCGACGATGAGCTGTTCTTAAAACCAATGAACTGTCCTCAACACACCCAAATCTTTGCTAGCAAACCCAGAAGCTATCGTGACCTACCCATTCGTTACACCGACTTCGCCATGCTCTATCGTGACGAAAAACCAGGAGAGCTCTCAGGGCTAGCCCGAGTTAGAGCTTTCTCCCAAGACGACTGCCATGTTTTTTGCAGCGAAGAACAGGTCGATGACGAAGTAGATGTCATGCTTTCCATGACTAAAGAGGTCATGCGCACCTTCGGACTTAAATATCGCTACCGTCTTTCCACCAGAGACCCAAACACCCCAGAAAAATACTTAGGTGATCCCAAAATCTGGGACAAAGTAGAAAAATGGGCCGTCAAAATCATGGAAAGAAACCACATCGAATACTACGATGGAGTAGGGGAGGCCGCCTTTTATGCTCCTAAAATGGACTTAATGGCTACCGATGCCTTAGGTCGAGAGTGGCAACTTTCCACCGTTCAGATTGACTATGTTCAACCACAGCGTTTTGGTCTTAAATACACCGCCGCTGACGGTAGTGATCAAACCCCAATCATGGTTCATAGAGCCATCATTGGCTCCTTCGAGCGCTTCCTTATGATTCTAATCGAGCACTTCTCAGGCGCTTTCCCAGTCTGGCTCTCACCAGTTCAGGTAGCTGTCCTACCCGTTTCTGACAAGTCCAATGACTATGCCCAAGAAGTCTTCTATGAGCTTAAGAACAACGGTATAAGGGTCGAGTTTGACCAATCCGACCAATCATTGGGCAAAAAAATCAGAAATGCTGAGGATCAAAAATACCCCTACATGGTTATAGTCGGTGAAAAAGAAGCCAAAGATAGCACTATCTCTGTTCGCCAAAGAGGTGAACAAGACCTGGGTAGTATGGATCTGACTCATTTTTTGTCCCTCTTGAAGGAAAAAATTGAATCTAAAGCTTTAAATTGA
- a CDS encoding DUF5665 domain-containing protein, whose amino-acid sequence MTKSATSPKALRLQAKSPNNVRVNDEQQRLSYNRAFFLNLVGGIGWALGMTVGFALLVSLISLVFSYLGGLPLIGNFFATIINHTLTAIESRPSL is encoded by the coding sequence ATGACCAAATCAGCTACTTCTCCAAAGGCTTTACGGTTACAAGCCAAAAGTCCAAATAACGTGCGTGTTAACGACGAACAACAACGGCTTTCTTACAACAGAGCTTTTTTCTTGAATCTAGTCGGTGGTATCGGCTGGGCATTAGGTATGACCGTCGGCTTTGCCCTTTTAGTTTCTCTCATCTCGCTTGTCTTCTCTTACCTTGGCGGTCTACCCTTAATCGGCAACTTCTTCGCCACCATCATCAACCACACCCTTACCGCTATTGAAAGCAGACCTAGCCTATAA
- the rplT gene encoding 50S ribosomal protein L20, translating to MPRVSTGPYRRRKHKKVLKATKGFRMSYNRLIKRAKEALLHAGEYAYAGRKQKKRQFRTLWIKRINGGLASIEDAPSYSQFIGNLSKKNIKLNRKILALLAVKQPSVFSQIVKQTK from the coding sequence ATGCCACGCGTCTCAACTGGACCCTACCGCCGTCGTAAACATAAAAAAGTGCTCAAAGCCACCAAGGGCTTCCGCATGTCATACAACCGCCTTATCAAAAGAGCTAAAGAAGCCCTTCTTCATGCTGGTGAGTATGCCTATGCTGGCCGCAAGCAAAAAAAGCGCCAGTTCCGCACCCTCTGGATCAAGCGTATCAATGGCGGACTAGCAAGCATTGAAGATGCCCCCAGCTACAGCCAGTTTATCGGCAACCTCTCCAAGAAAAACATCAAGCTAAATCGCAAGATCTTAGCTCTACTAGCTGTCAAGCAACCATCAGTTTTCTCCCAGATCGTCAAACAGACGAAATAA
- a CDS encoding DUF5660 family protein — protein MQPTNKPINPKIQSFLESLRQRSQTPKSSTETNKPRFPAYENYQEKQRLEQLRKQEFFRSRSREFKEVYSLNKRQEQERINQIIVELHSLAKSIKNLKKEVDVAVQQTPIEASQYQFSFLEHLKKTLKLLREDVESASSWLHLFNSRRQQQSFYWSMAKSKGTKFTLSEERSISTSIG, from the coding sequence ATGCAACCCACCAACAAACCCATCAATCCCAAGATCCAAAGCTTTCTTGAGTCTCTCCGTCAGCGATCCCAAACTCCCAAGTCCAGTACTGAAACAAACAAGCCTCGCTTCCCGGCTTACGAGAACTATCAAGAAAAACAAAGACTCGAACAACTTCGCAAACAAGAGTTCTTTCGCTCTCGTAGTCGCGAGTTCAAAGAAGTCTACTCGCTCAACAAACGTCAGGAACAAGAGCGCATCAATCAGATCATTGTCGAACTTCACTCACTTGCCAAGTCCATCAAAAATCTAAAAAAAGAAGTTGATGTAGCCGTTCAACAAACACCCATCGAGGCCAGTCAATACCAATTCTCTTTCCTAGAACACCTCAAAAAAACTCTAAAACTCCTAAGAGAAGATGTTGAGTCAGCCTCATCCTGGCTCCACTTATTCAACTCTCGTCGCCAGCAACAAAGTTTCTACTGGTCTATGGCCAAATCAAAAGGCACCAAATTTACCCTCTCTGAGGAACGCTCAATCTCTACTAGTATTGGATAA
- a CDS encoding RNHCP domain-containing protein codes for MNEQNFVCEQCGKEIKGESLGTAHRNHCPFCLWSKHLDGQTPGDRAASCGGMMKPVGLTFKQEQDKTGELMIIHKCMVCGEVKKNRVAGDDDVKAIECLYRECMKLSAEEIVELKDRGIRVLDETDEMEVLSQLYGKSEAERRMQSVV; via the coding sequence ATGAACGAACAAAACTTTGTGTGTGAGCAGTGTGGCAAAGAGATTAAGGGAGAGAGTCTGGGAACAGCCCACCGAAATCATTGCCCGTTTTGTCTATGGTCAAAGCACTTGGATGGTCAGACACCAGGAGATAGAGCCGCTTCGTGTGGTGGAATGATGAAACCGGTTGGATTGACCTTTAAACAGGAACAGGATAAGACTGGCGAGTTGATGATCATACATAAATGTATGGTTTGCGGTGAGGTAAAGAAGAACCGGGTTGCGGGAGATGATGATGTAAAAGCGATTGAGTGTTTGTATAGGGAGTGTATGAAGTTAAGCGCTGAAGAGATAGTGGAGTTAAAGGATCGGGGTATCAGGGTTTTGGATGAGACGGACGAGATGGAGGTGTTAAGCCAGTTGTATGGTAAGTCAGAGGCAGAGAGAAGAATGCAAAGTGTGGTTTGA